The following proteins are encoded in a genomic region of Oncorhynchus gorbuscha isolate QuinsamMale2020 ecotype Even-year linkage group LG11, OgorEven_v1.0, whole genome shotgun sequence:
- the LOC124048412 gene encoding probable phosphatase phospho1 isoform X1 — protein sequence MFTVEWAALRTFKGVGEPPLHRSPNMAASSVPSTAPVPSPPKRFLVLFDFDETIVNESSDDAVVRAAPGQQLPDWLRHSYREGYYNEQMQRILAYMAEQGVTEDSIRSKVEQIPPTPGLLTLFQYLQSRKQDFELVVVSDANMYFIEAWLERAGARHLFHRIFTNPASFDAQGRLVLLPFHAHDCQRCPDNMCKQVIVRGYLARRQQERGGCPFQRVFYVGDGANDICPMLALGPRDTAFPRRHFPMHRLLQEMQDAGTEGLKVSVVPWASGQDVVDCLNRLEEER from the exons ATGTTCACCG TGGAGTGGGCTGCGCTACGGACCTTCAAGG GTGTGGGCGAGCCACCGCTCCACCGCTCCCCAAACATGGCCGCCTCATCTGTCCCTTCCACGGCCCCAGTCCCGTCCCCACCCAAACGCTTCCTGGTTCTCTTCGACTTTGACGAGACTATCGTCAACGAGAGCAGCGACGATGCAGTGGTGCGCGCCGCCCCGGGCCAGCAGCTCCCCGATTGGCTGAGACACTCGTACCGCGAGGGCTACTACAATGAGCAAATGCAACGCATCCTGGCCTACATGGCTGAGCAGGGCGTCACTGAGGACTCCATTCGCTCCAAGGTCGAGCAAATCCCCCCCACGCCCGGCCTTCTCACTCTcttccagtacctccagtcccgCAAGCAGGACTTTGAGTTGGTGGTGGTCTCCGACGCAAACATGTACTTCATTGAGGCATGGCTGGAGAGGGCTGGGGCTCGCCACCTCTTCCACAGGATCTTCACCAACCCGGCCAGCTTTGACGCTCAGGGGCGCCTGGTGCTCCTGCCCTTCCACGCCCACGACTGCCAGCGCTGCCCCGATAACATGTGCAAGCAGGTGATCGTACGCGGGTACCTGGCGCGGCGGCAGCAGGAGCGCGGCGGCTGCCCCTTCCAGAGGGTGTTCTACGTGGGGGACGGGGCCAATGACATTTGCCCCATGCTGGCCCTGGGGCCCCGCGACACGGCCTTCCCCAGGAGGCACTTTCCCATGCACCGGCTGCTGCAGGAGATGCAGGACGCTGGGACCGAGGGCCTTAAGGTCAGCGTGGTGCCCTGGGCCAGCGGGCAGGACGTGGTGGACTGCCTGAacaggctggaggaggagagatga
- the LOC124048412 gene encoding probable phosphatase phospho1 isoform X2, with protein sequence MFTGVGEPPLHRSPNMAASSVPSTAPVPSPPKRFLVLFDFDETIVNESSDDAVVRAAPGQQLPDWLRHSYREGYYNEQMQRILAYMAEQGVTEDSIRSKVEQIPPTPGLLTLFQYLQSRKQDFELVVVSDANMYFIEAWLERAGARHLFHRIFTNPASFDAQGRLVLLPFHAHDCQRCPDNMCKQVIVRGYLARRQQERGGCPFQRVFYVGDGANDICPMLALGPRDTAFPRRHFPMHRLLQEMQDAGTEGLKVSVVPWASGQDVVDCLNRLEEER encoded by the exons ATGTTCACCG GTGTGGGCGAGCCACCGCTCCACCGCTCCCCAAACATGGCCGCCTCATCTGTCCCTTCCACGGCCCCAGTCCCGTCCCCACCCAAACGCTTCCTGGTTCTCTTCGACTTTGACGAGACTATCGTCAACGAGAGCAGCGACGATGCAGTGGTGCGCGCCGCCCCGGGCCAGCAGCTCCCCGATTGGCTGAGACACTCGTACCGCGAGGGCTACTACAATGAGCAAATGCAACGCATCCTGGCCTACATGGCTGAGCAGGGCGTCACTGAGGACTCCATTCGCTCCAAGGTCGAGCAAATCCCCCCCACGCCCGGCCTTCTCACTCTcttccagtacctccagtcccgCAAGCAGGACTTTGAGTTGGTGGTGGTCTCCGACGCAAACATGTACTTCATTGAGGCATGGCTGGAGAGGGCTGGGGCTCGCCACCTCTTCCACAGGATCTTCACCAACCCGGCCAGCTTTGACGCTCAGGGGCGCCTGGTGCTCCTGCCCTTCCACGCCCACGACTGCCAGCGCTGCCCCGATAACATGTGCAAGCAGGTGATCGTACGCGGGTACCTGGCGCGGCGGCAGCAGGAGCGCGGCGGCTGCCCCTTCCAGAGGGTGTTCTACGTGGGGGACGGGGCCAATGACATTTGCCCCATGCTGGCCCTGGGGCCCCGCGACACGGCCTTCCCCAGGAGGCACTTTCCCATGCACCGGCTGCTGCAGGAGATGCAGGACGCTGGGACCGAGGGCCTTAAGGTCAGCGTGGTGCCCTGGGCCAGCGGGCAGGACGTGGTGGACTGCCTGAacaggctggaggaggagagatga
- the LOC124048412 gene encoding probable phosphatase phospho1 isoform X3, translating into MAASSVPSTAPVPSPPKRFLVLFDFDETIVNESSDDAVVRAAPGQQLPDWLRHSYREGYYNEQMQRILAYMAEQGVTEDSIRSKVEQIPPTPGLLTLFQYLQSRKQDFELVVVSDANMYFIEAWLERAGARHLFHRIFTNPASFDAQGRLVLLPFHAHDCQRCPDNMCKQVIVRGYLARRQQERGGCPFQRVFYVGDGANDICPMLALGPRDTAFPRRHFPMHRLLQEMQDAGTEGLKVSVVPWASGQDVVDCLNRLEEER; encoded by the coding sequence ATGGCCGCCTCATCTGTCCCTTCCACGGCCCCAGTCCCGTCCCCACCCAAACGCTTCCTGGTTCTCTTCGACTTTGACGAGACTATCGTCAACGAGAGCAGCGACGATGCAGTGGTGCGCGCCGCCCCGGGCCAGCAGCTCCCCGATTGGCTGAGACACTCGTACCGCGAGGGCTACTACAATGAGCAAATGCAACGCATCCTGGCCTACATGGCTGAGCAGGGCGTCACTGAGGACTCCATTCGCTCCAAGGTCGAGCAAATCCCCCCCACGCCCGGCCTTCTCACTCTcttccagtacctccagtcccgCAAGCAGGACTTTGAGTTGGTGGTGGTCTCCGACGCAAACATGTACTTCATTGAGGCATGGCTGGAGAGGGCTGGGGCTCGCCACCTCTTCCACAGGATCTTCACCAACCCGGCCAGCTTTGACGCTCAGGGGCGCCTGGTGCTCCTGCCCTTCCACGCCCACGACTGCCAGCGCTGCCCCGATAACATGTGCAAGCAGGTGATCGTACGCGGGTACCTGGCGCGGCGGCAGCAGGAGCGCGGCGGCTGCCCCTTCCAGAGGGTGTTCTACGTGGGGGACGGGGCCAATGACATTTGCCCCATGCTGGCCCTGGGGCCCCGCGACACGGCCTTCCCCAGGAGGCACTTTCCCATGCACCGGCTGCTGCAGGAGATGCAGGACGCTGGGACCGAGGGCCTTAAGGTCAGCGTGGTGCCCTGGGCCAGCGGGCAGGACGTGGTGGACTGCCTGAacaggctggaggaggagagatga